The window CATCTACCCCACGTGCTGGTGAAGGGTGGATCGTTCAACGAGCGCGAGGAAGTCGAGGCGATTCGCAACCTCCTGGCTGCGGTCGAGCGTCCGGACGACGACCTGGTGGTGTTCGCCACCTTCCGTGGACCGATTTTCGCCCTGCCCGACGACTTGCTGCTGGAGTTCCATCAGGCGTGCGGCACCCTGAATCTCTTTCGTCGGCTGCCTGCCGAGTTGCCCGAGCGACTCGCGCCGGTGCTTCGGGCCCGCGAGGTTCTCCGCGAGCTTCATCGCCGGCGTAACCGGCGCCCGATCGCGGAAACCATCGCAGATGCATTGGGCCAAACTCGGGCACACGCCGGCATCGCAATTTGGCCAACCGGCGACCAGGCGCTAGCCAACATCATGCGATTGATGGATCAGGCTCGCCGCTACGAGGCGCGCACCACCGCGACCTCGTTTCGCGGCTTCGTCGATGAACTGGAAGAACGCGCCGCGCGCGAGGAGGCTAGCGAGACCCCGCTGGCAGAGGAAGGCACCGAGGGCGTGCGTATAATGACCGTGCACCGCGCCAAGGGTCTGGAGTTCCCAATCGTCATGCTGGCCGACATGACCTGCAACGAAACGCTCGGAGAGCCGAGCCGCTATGTCGACCCTGCGCGAGGTTTGTGCGCGTTGCGCCTGGCTGGATGTTCCCCGCGCGAGCTGCTGGATCGGGCGGAAGCGGAGCGCCGACGGGATGAGGAAGAAGCGATCCGCCTGCTCTATGTCGCAACTACTCGAGCCCGCGATTTGCTCGTCGCACCGGTGGTCGGAGATGAACAGCGGGAGGGATGGGTGAGCCGCCTCAATCCGGTTTTGTATCCTGCTCCGAATGAGTGGCGGTCCCCGCTTGCCAAGCAGCCGCCCGGGTGTCCGGAATTTGGTGAAGACAGCGTCTACACGCGGCCCTCGCGCGCGCCGGGACGCACCCAATCAGTTGCGCCCGGGCTGCATCGGCCGAAGCAGGGAACCCAAACAGTTGTATGGTGGGATCCGTCACGTCTGATTCTCGATGTTCAGGAAGCCATGGGCCTGCGGCAAAGCCGGCTGCTCGAGGCGGACGCGAGCGGGATCGTCTCAACCCGCGGCAAAGAGCTCCACGAGGAGTGGCGAAAGAACCGCGAGGCCACTCTCGCGGCGGGTGCCGAGCCTACGCTGGCGGTCGCCACCGCGACCGGAATAGCGCATTCAGGGGCCTCGAGCGGAGCCAGCGATGAGATCCGGGTTGAAGAAACCCAGCACGAAAGCAGGCGACCCGGCCGCGCCGCCTTCGGGCAGCTGGTTCACGAAACGATGCTGCGGGTACCTTTCGGGGTAACGCGCAGCGACATCGCGCGCATCGCGAACTATGTAGCCAGGGTGGTCGGGGCAAGTGAGGAGGACGCGGAGGCTGCGGCGATTGCAGTAGAACGCGCGCTCGCAGCGCCGGTTATGCGCGCAGCGGCGACCTCCGAGCGAGCCCATCGCGAATACCCCATCCTGTTCCGGCTTGAGAACGGGACGCTGGTCGAAGGAATTGCCGACCTTGCCTTCGAGACCAAGCTCGACGGCAAGACGCGGTGGACGATCGTCGATTTCAAGACCGACCGTGACCTTGCGCCGAGCCTGGAGCGCTATCGCGAGCAACTGCGCCTCTACCTGCAGGGAATTCGCAAAGCGACCGGAGCGGAAACGAGCGGCGTCATTCTGTGGATTTAAACCTGCGACCGGTCACGCTACGATTGGCGAGCGCCCAAACGGCGGCCCTGTTCCACGCACCTATTAAAGTGACCACGGCTTGTAGCCCGTGTGTTCCGAAAGGTTAACCATGGCCAATCAACCAACTGACATCATCTGTGGCGAGAAGACCGCGCGGCGCGTTGCGGCTGACAATCGCAACGACGGACTGTGGCTGGGTGCTGCTGACCTTGAGCGGGTCAGCGGATGGACGTTCAAACCCGAGGGTTTCTGCAAGGGAGAGGTGTGCGTCCCGGTACCGCCGTCGCGCACCGCGGAGTTCGTTTCCGGCCAGTCCTACAATCTCGAAGCGCTGGCCAGATTGCTCGGCCAGCCGGTCGTCGCCGACACCGCGAACCATGCGTGGTGCATCGGAGAGGCTTCCGGGGAGCGCCGGCGGATGCTGCAGTCGCTCGCTGCGCCTGATTTCACACTACCCGACCTGTCGGGCAAGATGCATTCACTTTCTGACTACCGCGGCAAACGAGTATTTCTCGTCTCCTGGGCCTCCTGGTGAGGATGCCGTATGGACCTGCCCGTGTGGCAGGCTCTCTACCAGGAGCTGGAAACAAAGAATTTCCTGCCGATCGCCGTGGCCTTTGACAGCGCCGGCAAGGTCGCCGCCGAACCGTGGATCAAGGCGGCCAATCCGACCTATCCGTGCCTCATCGACACGCGCCACCTGGTGGCGGAACTGTACGACATGGTGAACGTGCCGAACGCGGTATGGATCGATGAGCATGGAAAGATCGTGCGCCCCACCGAGGCAGCCGGGGTGACCGATGGCTTTCGCACCATGGATCGCAAAACCTTCGCGATGCCGCAGGACGCAATCGACGAGATGATGGCAAAGCGCACCGCCTATCAGAATGCGCTCCGCGACTGGACTGAGAAGGGCTCCCAAAGCCGCTTCGCGCTGAGCGAAGCCGAGGTGCTAGGGCGCATGCATACGCCCGACGACGATCGGGTCCGCGCTGCTGCCAATTTCCGGCTGGGCCAGTTCCTGAATGAGACGGGACGTGGCGCAGCTGCGGTGAAGTATCTGGACGAGGCGCAACGCCTGCGCCCCGAAAGCTGGAACTACCG of the Candidatus Binataceae bacterium genome contains:
- a CDS encoding ResA-like WAxxUGC motif-containing protein; this encodes MANQPTDIICGEKTARRVAADNRNDGLWLGAADLERVSGWTFKPEGFCKGEVCVPVPPSRTAEFVSGQSYNLEALARLLGQPVVADTANHAWCIGEASGERRRMLQSLAAPDFTLPDLSGKMHSLSDYRGKRVFLVSWASWUGCRMDLPVWQALYQELETKNFLPIAVAFDSAGKVAAEPWIKAANPTYPCLIDTRHLVAELYDMVNVPNAVWIDEHGKIVRPTEAAGVTDGFRTMDRKTFAMPQDAIDEMMAKRTAYQNALRDWTEKGSQSRFALSEAEVLGRMHTPDDDRVRAAANFRLGQFLNETGRGAAAVKYLDEAQRLRPESWNYRRQALSLKDPTNPLAAGGPEFWNAVDALGKEKYYPTADDI